The following coding sequences lie in one Heliangelus exortis chromosome 8, bHelExo1.hap1, whole genome shotgun sequence genomic window:
- the OMA1 gene encoding metalloendopeptidase OMA1, mitochondrial — MTIFCGLKLLGRNCFFFHLASLTKHGKCNNLSRSCAGYCQTQLSYRHYRSQRLGVSGNTRNCFLTGSCDSGRNFIRTGLRGPLNALNTEVYKNAHCSWGRFFSQCYWPLGEKITCLRTGSVGQLPHHFSAWNIQITSSFHTSPLLQAAPIFWIIVKPAQKLLAIILGRSIRKWWKTLPPNKRELLKESARRNKWKILLGVSVLGVLFVVFYFTHLEETPITGRARLLAFGKEHFRELSQMEYEMWMEQFKGKMLPETDERHRAVEVLFDHLSESNKDIPQISALKWVIHVVDEPDVNAFVLPNGQVFVFTGLLNAVSDIHQLSFIFGHEIAHAVLEHAAEKASMVHFLDFLSLIFLTMIWAICPRDSLAVVGQWIQSKLKEFMFDRPYSRTLEAEADKVGLQFAAKACVDVRASSVFWQQMELAETMQGVPKLPEWLSTHPSHENRAEHLDRLIPEALKIRESCNCPSLSGPDPRLIFKLARQDILKTPKDQETPNSTKRELSKPKPDFPHTQKVEDMPVTFAVKPTNS, encoded by the exons ATGACTATCTTCTGTGGTCTAAAGCTGCTGGGCaggaactgttttttttttcatttggcttCTTTGACCAAGCATGGGAAATGCAATAATCTCTCAAGGTCTTGTGCAGGATATTGCCAAACTCAACTCAGTTATAGACATTATAGATCCCAAAGGCTGGGTGTGAGTGGAAATACTAGAAACTGTTTCTTGACTGGAAGTTGTGACTCTGGTAGGAACTTTATTCGTACAGGACTGAGAGGTCCTCTGAATGCCCTAAATACAGAAGTATACAAGAATGCAcactgcagctggggaaggtTCTTCTCCCAGTGTTATTGGCCATTGGGAGAGAAGATCACATGTCTCCGGACTGGTTCTGTTGGGCAACTCCCACATCATTTTTCTGCTTGGAATATTCAGATCACCAGCTCTTTTCACACATCACCATTATTACAGGCCGCACCAATTTTTTGGATTATTGTTAAGCCAGCTCAAAAATTACTCGCTATCATTCTTGGCAG GAGCATAAGAAAGTGGTGGAAGACACTTCCTCCAAATAAACGGGAACTTCTTAAAGAAAGTGCaaggagaaataaatggaagaTACTCTTGGGTGTCAGTGTCTTAGGAGTTTTGTTTGTCGTGTTTTATTTTACTCACTTGGAGGAGACACCCATCACTGGGCGTGCTCGACTGTTGGCGTTTGGAAAAGAGCATTTTAGGGAACTGTCACAGATGGAATATGAAATG tggatgGAGCAATTCAAAGGTAAAATGTTGCCAGAGACAGATGAACGCCATCGGGCTGTGGAGGTGCTTTTTGATCATTTATCTGAAAGCAACAAGGACATCCCACAAATCTCAGCCCTCAAGTGGGTTATCCATGTGGTAGATGAACCAGATGTAAATGCTTTTGTGTTGCCA AATGGTCAAGTGTTTGTTTTCACTGGGTTGCTAAATGCAGTTTCTGATATTCATCAACTGTCTTTCATTTTTGGACATGAAATAGCTCATGCTGTGTTAGAACATGCA GCAGAGAAAGCCAGCATGGTTCACTTCTTAGATTTCCTGTCACTCATCTTTCTCACTATGATTTGGGCCATCTGTCCCCGTGATAGTTTGGCTGTTGTTGGCCAGTGGATTCAGAGCAAGCTGAAGGAG TTCATGTTTGATAGACCTTACAGCAGAACATTGGAGGCTGAAGCTGATAAAGTGGGACTTCAGTTTGCAGCAAAG gCTTGTGTGGACGTACGAGCCAGCAGTGTATTTTGGCAACAAATGGAATTAGCAGAAACCATGCAGGGGGTGCCCAAGTTACCAGAGTGGCTCTCCACACACCCTTCCCATGAGAACAGAGCTGAGCACTTGGACCGCCTTATCCCTGag GCTCTTAAAATAAGAGAGAGCTGCAACTGCCCATCTCTTTCTGGACCAGATCCTCGCCTCATTTTCAAACTTGCCAGGCAAGATATCCTGAAAACACCTAAAGATCAAGAAACCCCAAATTCTACAAAACGAGAGCTCTCAAAACCAAAACCGGATTTTCCTCACACTCAGAAAGTGGAAGATATGCCAGTAACTTTTGCTGTTAAACCCACCAACTCATGA